The following are from one region of the Actinopolyspora halophila DSM 43834 genome:
- a CDS encoding RNA-binding S4 domain-containing protein has protein sequence MEDVEIRDETIRLGQLLKLAGAVEHGAEAKSLVQAGEVRVNQEVETRRGRQLVPGDEVSVGEQTLRVSTG, from the coding sequence ATGGAGGACGTGGAGATCCGGGACGAGACCATCCGACTCGGTCAACTGCTCAAACTGGCGGGAGCGGTCGAGCACGGCGCCGAGGCCAAGAGCCTCGTCCAGGCGGGCGAGGTGCGGGTCAATCAGGAGGTCGAGACCCGCCGGGGACGACAGCTCGTCCCCGGCGACGAGGTCTCGGTGGGCGAACAGACACTGCGGGTCAGCACCGGCTGA
- a CDS encoding alpha-hydroxy-acid oxidizing protein encodes MTRYGDYQTEIYAGGLAGHLPAQPVDFASLERKAAEVLPSWIHSYVAGGAGDEHTQRVNVTEFQRWGLVPRMLNGAHDRDLSIELFGLTLPHPLFLAPIGVLGLCAQDFHGDLATARACARTGVPMTVSTLTQDPLEDVAAELGDTPGFFQLYTPDDRDLALSLIRRAENAGYRALIVTVDTWVTGWRPRDLNTANFPQLRGYCLANYTSDEAFRRRLPADPAENPSAVVGEWVNVFGKSLGWQDLEWIREATDLPILLKGIQHPDDVRRAKDHGVDGIHCSNHGGRQANGGMPALRMLPEVVDAAGELPVLFDSGVRSGTDAVKALALGATAVGIGRPYTYALAAGGEHAVAHQLRSLLAEADLLMAVDGYPDLAALRQADLRQL; translated from the coding sequence TTCGCCTCCCTCGAGCGCAAGGCCGCCGAAGTCCTCCCCTCGTGGATCCACTCCTACGTCGCAGGTGGCGCCGGGGACGAGCACACCCAGCGCGTCAACGTCACCGAGTTCCAGCGCTGGGGGCTGGTTCCGCGCATGCTCAACGGCGCTCACGACCGCGACCTGTCGATCGAGCTGTTCGGCCTGACCCTGCCGCACCCGCTGTTCCTCGCGCCGATCGGGGTGCTCGGCCTCTGCGCCCAGGACTTCCACGGCGACCTGGCCACGGCCCGCGCCTGCGCCCGCACCGGCGTGCCGATGACCGTCTCCACCCTCACCCAGGATCCGCTGGAGGACGTCGCCGCCGAGCTCGGTGACACGCCGGGCTTCTTCCAGCTCTACACCCCGGACGATCGCGACCTGGCGCTGAGCCTGATCCGCCGCGCCGAGAACGCTGGCTACCGAGCGTTGATCGTCACCGTCGACACCTGGGTCACCGGCTGGCGCCCCAGGGACCTGAACACGGCCAACTTCCCGCAGCTGCGCGGCTACTGCCTGGCCAACTACACCAGCGACGAAGCCTTCCGCCGTCGGCTTCCCGCGGATCCGGCCGAGAACCCCTCGGCCGTGGTCGGCGAGTGGGTCAACGTCTTCGGCAAGTCCCTGGGCTGGCAGGACCTCGAGTGGATACGCGAAGCCACCGACCTGCCGATCCTGCTCAAGGGCATCCAACACCCCGACGACGTGCGTCGCGCGAAGGACCACGGTGTCGACGGGATCCACTGTTCCAATCACGGCGGACGGCAGGCCAACGGCGGGATGCCCGCGCTGCGGATGCTGCCCGAGGTCGTCGACGCGGCCGGGGAGCTGCCCGTGCTGTTCGACTCCGGGGTCCGCAGTGGAACGGACGCGGTCAAGGCCCTGGCCCTCGGGGCCACCGCCGTCGGTATCGGCAGGCCCTACACCTATGCCCTGGCCGCGGGTGGGGAGCACGCCGTGGCACACCAGCTGCGTTCCCTGCTGGCCGAAGCCGACCTGCTCATGGCCGTCGACGGTTACCCGGATCTCGCCGCGCTGCGGCAGGCGGATCTGCGGCAGCTCTGA
- a CDS encoding S8 family serine peptidase, protein MAGSNPSPGTPSSGNGDSKRAHGAPGEGSDASTGRYVVVLSDEVFAREADGIETLRSLSGATNIASTSDFEFGALDVDQAAGADATMFGDLGLGVFSADSDRAEAIAEAAAQDSRIVSVEPEQVMYALGDSGRASEVDGGTAERISAAPTWSVASPSQQFADTAQATWGLQATETTESPLTGAGISVAVLDTGLDTQHPDFEGRELSTRSFVSGQPARDGNGHGTHCVGTSCGPQNPPEPPGSRRYGIAAEAEILVGKVLGDQGSGSDTEILAAINWAVKNDCRVISMSLGANSRQVSKRYETVGQRALNRGSLIIAAAGNNADRGAGDPGFVGVPANSPSIMAVAALDSKLGIANFSARSSSVEGGQVDIAAPGVEVYSSWLMDQRYNTISGTSMATPHVSGLAALWAERSGARGEALWSTLVRAAQRLELPAADVGAGLAKAPL, encoded by the coding sequence ATGGCCGGCTCCAATCCGTCCCCGGGAACCCCGTCTTCGGGAAATGGCGACTCGAAACGAGCCCACGGTGCTCCGGGAGAGGGCTCGGATGCTTCCACCGGGCGCTACGTAGTGGTACTCAGCGATGAAGTCTTCGCCCGGGAAGCCGACGGGATCGAAACACTGCGCTCGTTGAGCGGGGCGACCAACATCGCCAGCACGAGTGACTTCGAATTCGGCGCGCTGGACGTCGATCAGGCGGCGGGCGCCGACGCGACGATGTTCGGCGATCTGGGACTCGGCGTGTTCAGCGCTGATTCGGACAGGGCCGAGGCGATCGCCGAGGCCGCCGCGCAGGATTCCCGGATCGTGTCCGTGGAGCCCGAGCAGGTCATGTACGCGCTGGGAGACTCCGGACGTGCGTCCGAAGTGGACGGAGGAACCGCCGAGCGGATCTCCGCGGCTCCCACCTGGTCGGTGGCGAGCCCTTCCCAGCAGTTCGCCGACACGGCGCAGGCCACCTGGGGTCTGCAGGCGACGGAGACGACGGAGTCGCCGCTGACCGGTGCGGGCATCAGTGTGGCAGTGCTGGACACCGGACTCGACACCCAGCACCCGGACTTCGAGGGACGTGAGCTGAGTACCCGGTCGTTCGTCTCCGGTCAGCCGGCCCGGGACGGCAATGGACACGGCACGCACTGCGTGGGAACGTCCTGCGGGCCGCAGAACCCGCCCGAACCTCCTGGCAGTCGCCGTTACGGCATCGCGGCGGAGGCCGAGATCCTGGTGGGCAAAGTCCTCGGGGACCAGGGATCGGGTTCGGACACCGAAATCCTCGCCGCGATCAATTGGGCCGTCAAGAACGACTGCCGAGTGATCTCCATGTCGCTGGGCGCCAACAGCCGCCAGGTCTCGAAGCGCTACGAGACCGTCGGACAGCGTGCGTTGAACCGAGGGTCGCTGATCATCGCCGCGGCGGGCAACAACGCGGATCGCGGTGCGGGCGATCCCGGGTTCGTCGGCGTCCCCGCCAACAGTCCCTCCATCATGGCCGTTGCCGCGTTGGACTCCAAGCTCGGCATCGCCAATTTCTCGGCGCGCAGCAGTTCCGTGGAAGGCGGGCAGGTCGACATCGCCGCACCGGGTGTGGAGGTCTACTCGAGCTGGCTCATGGACCAGCGCTACAACACGATCTCCGGGACGAGCATGGCCACCCCGCACGTGTCGGGTCTTGCCGCGTTGTGGGCCGAGCGCAGCGGCGCGCGTGGGGAGGCGCTGTGGTCGACACTGGTTCGTGCGGCGCAACGTCTGGAGTTGCCCGCGGCCGACGTGGGGGCCGGTCTGGCCAAGGCCCCGTTGTGA
- a CDS encoding MBL fold metallo-hydrolase, protein MSVPVTRPVGPRTTAYLQPPGGWFLNNAGWIVGTERLVLVDTCATEQRSRHLIEQARSGKRGLRLSAVLTHAHGDHANGAGHVERAGGTVHATPAAAEEIRTGPHTHPEVFGEVPWGEISPPERITPVLEPTEVDLGGARIEVHPVPIRAHTGGDLVVHHPAESVLFTGDLLFSGVTPLALHGSLGGWIEALEWVKSFGASTLVPGHGPVITPAEDVLERQSAYLRWLLAVTTDTEPEHSTLQQRARANWPEWHDAERHAVNLRRAHAENHGHDFDLADAALAMLSAAGGRIPLDI, encoded by the coding sequence ATGTCGGTCCCCGTGACCCGCCCGGTCGGCCCGCGCACCACCGCGTACCTGCAACCACCCGGTGGGTGGTTTCTCAACAACGCGGGATGGATCGTTGGCACCGAGCGGCTGGTGCTGGTCGACACCTGCGCCACCGAACAACGCAGTCGTCACCTGATCGAACAAGCACGGAGCGGCAAGCGGGGTCTTCGGCTCAGCGCGGTGCTGACCCACGCCCACGGTGATCACGCCAACGGAGCGGGACACGTGGAGCGGGCCGGTGGAACCGTGCACGCCACACCCGCCGCGGCCGAGGAGATCCGCACCGGACCGCACACCCACCCCGAGGTCTTCGGGGAGGTCCCCTGGGGAGAGATCTCCCCTCCCGAGCGGATCACTCCCGTCCTGGAACCGACCGAAGTGGATCTGGGCGGTGCCCGGATCGAAGTCCACCCCGTTCCCATCCGGGCACACACCGGTGGGGATCTGGTAGTCCACCACCCGGCCGAGAGTGTGCTGTTCACCGGCGACCTGCTGTTCTCCGGAGTCACCCCGCTGGCGTTGCACGGCAGCTTAGGCGGCTGGATCGAAGCGCTCGAATGGGTGAAAAGCTTCGGGGCGAGCACACTCGTGCCCGGACACGGTCCGGTCATCACTCCGGCCGAGGACGTGCTCGAGCGGCAGTCCGCGTACCTGCGGTGGCTGCTCGCCGTCACCACGGACACCGAGCCCGAACACAGCACGCTGCAACAACGTGCCCGTGCGAACTGGCCGGAGTGGCACGACGCGGAACGTCACGCGGTCAACCTGCGCCGCGCGCACGCCGAGAACCACGGTCACGACTTCGATCTCGCGGACGCGGCACTGGCCATGCTGAGCGCGGCCGGTGGACGCATCCCGCTCGACATCTGA